In Dasypus novemcinctus isolate mDasNov1 chromosome 23, mDasNov1.1.hap2, whole genome shotgun sequence, the following proteins share a genomic window:
- the LOC131275584 gene encoding ral guanine nucleotide dissociation stimulator-like isoform X1: MQMVGEQLEEGLVYAVYIEKVQVRRGPGQGQRWYQRMNVWARSREEHRMVRMVKAGPWENLAEHLVPAFQEGDLVFVKTFLGTYRVFTTTEQVLHLLFRRYGRSLRGRDRQGGGLEMRNTVSSLLGTWMDRYAEDFTEPTGSPCLKLLVGYAQVYLPGSALEC, from the exons ATGCAGATGGTAGGGGAACAGCTGGAGGAGGGGCTCGTCTACGCCGTCTACATAGAGAAGGTGCAGGTCCGTCGAGGCCCTGGCCAGGGCCAGCGCTGGTACCAG AGGATGAATGTCTGGGCCCGCTCGAGGGAGGAGCACCGCATGGTGCGCATGGTCAAGGCAGGCCCGTGGGAGAACCTGGCCGAGCACCTGGTGCCCGCCTTCCAGGAGGGGGACCTTGTCTTTGTCAAGACCTTCCTGGGGACATACCGCGTGTTCACCACCACCGAGCAGGTCCTGCACCTGTTGTTCAGAAG ATATGGACGGAGCCTCCGTGGCAGAGACAGGCAAGGAGGAGGCCTGGAAATGAGAAA CACCGTCTCCTCGCTGCTGGGCACCTGGATGGACCGGTATGCTGAGGATTTCACAGAACCTACAGGCTCACCCTGCCTCAAGCTGCTGGTGGGCTACGCCCAGGTGTATCTTCCTGGCTCTGCCCTGGAGTGCTGA
- the LOC131275584 gene encoding ral guanine nucleotide dissociation stimulator-like isoform X2, whose product MQMVGEQLEEGLVYAVYIEKVQVRRGPGQGQRWYQEGDLVFVKTFLGTYRVFTTTEQVLHLLFRRYGRSLRGRDRQGGGLEMRNTVSSLLGTWMDRYAEDFTEPTGSPCLKLLVGYAQVYLPGSALEC is encoded by the exons ATGCAGATGGTAGGGGAACAGCTGGAGGAGGGGCTCGTCTACGCCGTCTACATAGAGAAGGTGCAGGTCCGTCGAGGCCCTGGCCAGGGCCAGCGCTGGTACCAG GAGGGGGACCTTGTCTTTGTCAAGACCTTCCTGGGGACATACCGCGTGTTCACCACCACCGAGCAGGTCCTGCACCTGTTGTTCAGAAG ATATGGACGGAGCCTCCGTGGCAGAGACAGGCAAGGAGGAGGCCTGGAAATGAGAAA CACCGTCTCCTCGCTGCTGGGCACCTGGATGGACCGGTATGCTGAGGATTTCACAGAACCTACAGGCTCACCCTGCCTCAAGCTGCTGGTGGGCTACGCCCAGGTGTATCTTCCTGGCTCTGCCCTGGAGTGCTGA
- the LOC131275583 gene encoding ral guanine nucleotide dissociation stimulator-like — MPPGQHPLPVPPPVAVTGVLPEPEEAPSSPLLPAPEFVPVLGQQIEPEALGDVAPAPELKVALAPPPLLPTVLGPVTPVEVPSMPTLIVEPAPSSDVAPAAMLEEVTSPSLSPVPELEALPPPPPESPTHFKSVPFMEPQPLNLPSAAMALEGEASLAPPPEPVPRLDPVLGQATPPEPSCSCTLPLEIRLSEENANLLAFPPELVAQQLTRMDVDLFKKVVPYHCLGSIWSQRNKKCKEEMAPTVHATITHFNRVINCVMSTCIGNQSMKDPARARVVEHWIEVARECRILHNQSSFYVVISGLQSYPLLCLLKTWEEVSRDSFCLFLTLSEIYWKEHNLSHGSELIIKRSISKFSTLEANPQIVQRQHQQQERGDIQGVVPCLRTFLTEFLLLEYAMPEYLDGRKINFEKKRKEYQMVEELQQLQAGCCYEALVPHESFGAWFAAMEQLSEKDQ; from the exons ATGCCTCCAGGACAACATCCACTGCCAGTTCCACCACCTGTGGCAGTCACAGGGGTACTTccagagcctgaagaagctccatcTTCACCTCTGCTGCCAGCTCCTGAGTTTGTCCCAGTGCTTGGACAACAAATAGAGCCTGAAGCATTAGGTGATGTAGCACCAGCTCCGGAGCTGAAGGTGGCTCTAGCACCACCACCACTTCTACCCACAGTGCTAGGGCCTGTGACACCTGTGGAGGTACCATCAATGCCGACTCTGATAGTAGAGCCAGCTCCATCCTCAGATGTTGCACCTGCAGCCATGCTGGAAGAAGTCACATCACCATCTCTATCACCAGTTCCTGAGCTGGAGGCACTCCCACCGCCACCTCCAGAGTCACCTACACATTTCAAGTCAGTGCCCTTTATGGAACCACAGCCTCTTAACTTGCCTTCAGCAGCAATGGCTCTTGAGGGGGAGGCAAGTCTGGCACCACCACCAGAGCCAGTGCCAAGGCTCGACCCAGTACTGGGGCAGGCCACACCCCCGGAACCTTCCTGCTCTTGTACTTTGCCTTTGGAAATCAGGCTGAGTGAGGAGAATGCTAACCTCCTGGCTTTCCCTCCGGAGCTGGTGGCACAGCAGCTGACCCGAATGGATGTG gatctcttcaagaaggtggtgccctatcactgcctgggctccatctggtcccagcgtaacaaaaaatgcaaagaagaaatggcGCCCACCGTCCATGCCACCATCACCCATTTCAACCGGGTGATAAACTGTGTCATGTCCACCTGCATCGGGAACCAGAGCATGAAGGACCcagccagggccagggtggtggagcactggatcGAGGTGGCCAGG GAGTGCCGAATCCTCCATAACCAATCGTCCTTCTATGTCGTCATCTCTGGTCTCCAGAGCTATCCACTCCTCTGTCTATTGaagacatgggaggaagtttccaG ggacagcttctgcctctttctgactctgtCAGAGATTTACTGGAAGGAGCACAACCTCTCCCATGGCAGTGAGCTGATCATCAAG AGGTCCATCTCTAAATTCTCCACCCTGGAGGCAAATCCCCAAATAGTCCAGAGGCAGCATCAGCAGCAAGAGAGG GGTGACATCCAAGGTGTGGTCCCATGCCTGAGAACTTTCCTCACAGAATTTTTGCTTTTGGAGTATGCCATGCCAGAGTATCTGGAT GGAAGGAAGATCAATTtcgaaaaaaaaaggaag GAATACCAGATGGTGGAggagctccagcagctccaggcGGGCTGCTGCTATGAGGCCCTTGTGCCACATGAATCATTTGGAGCCTGGTTTGCAGCCATGGAGCAGCTCAGTGAGAAGGACCAGTGA